A single Nitrospinota bacterium DNA region contains:
- a CDS encoding ABC transporter ATP-binding protein has translation LTVEDQIAEVLIYHFTMAKKEVKERAINLLKDVDIPAPERVIRMYPHELSGGMKQRVMIAMALAGNPDLLILDEPTTALDVTVQAQFLNLIEKLQEKYGISILWITHDLTVIAEMADMVVVMYAGYVVEYTDVTSLFKNSLHPYTSLLLKAVPRIGTRVNDLEIILGVVPNLLYPPSGCRFHPRCPSVKSICKKQKPPLMEVENNHFVACHLYNEN, from the coding sequence TTGACTGTTGAAGACCAGATAGCCGAGGTTCTAATTTACCATTTTACAATGGCCAAAAAAGAAGTAAAAGAAAGAGCAATAAATTTATTAAAAGATGTTGATATTCCTGCACCTGAAAGGGTTATTAGAATGTATCCTCATGAACTATCTGGAGGTATGAAACAAAGAGTAATGATAGCAATGGCACTCGCTGGGAATCCTGATCTGTTAATATTAGATGAACCAACAACAGCCTTAGATGTTACTGTTCAAGCACAGTTTTTAAACTTAATAGAGAAACTCCAGGAAAAATACGGGATTTCTATACTTTGGATAACACATGACTTAACTGTAATAGCTGAGATGGCAGATATGGTCGTGGTTATGTATGCTGGATATGTAGTAGAGTATACAGACGTAACGTCTCTTTTCAAAAATTCCTTACATCCATATACCAGCCTTCTCTTAAAAGCAGTTCCTCGTATAGGGACAAGGGTTAATGATTTGGAGATAATACTAGGAGTAGTTCCTAATTTGCTTTATCCTCCCTCTGGTTGTAGATTTCATCCAAGATGCCCATCGGTAAAGAGCATTTGTAAAAAGCAAAAGCCTCCTCTAATGGAGGTTGAAAATAATCATTTTGTTGCGTGTCATCTGTACAATGAAAATTAG